The DNA region TATAAATGTGACCGGAGCCGCCAGTCTTAAGTGTTTAAGCCGGTGTTTAGAGACTCCCGACATGTACCGACCATCCTGCaggaggttgttggcgtTAAGTTACCAGCAGCCACCATCCGCCCCTCCTCTGAAATCGACTTACAGTCTAGATCAGCAATGAATCAGGACGCAGGCTTGGCTATGTTATGCCAACAGTTTCTTCACGATACCAGAGGTTTATCGCAAAAAAGGCGCTACCCCGTGCCAATTTTCCACGACGCAATAGTCACTTCTGATAACCCAGACCATTACAGCAACATAATAGTCTGTTCTGATGCCGCGGACTATTTTCCGTACTAGACATTACCGTACTTATAGATGGAGCTTGCTTGATCGTGACACAGTTGAGGCTTTATGGCTAGACCAAGAAAGCAACTATAACGACATGGTCAACGAGGCTTATTTTGACGGGCTCGCCCCAACAGAGTCACATGATCCCAGTGTGATCTTGATCGTGATCAGATGGCAAACTACACGATGTAAGGAATGAAGGCGTTCAGGCTGAGCATAAAATTTGGGTAGATAGGTACCTGGTTACTTAACCAAAGTTCTCTCTTTCCTCAGATAGTGCACTACAAATTTCATCAACAGTCATATCCTGATCTTCAACATATCATTCCCATTCATCTATTCTATCTCCTCaattccccccctcccatttTTCAAAACCCCACAAAatcccccaactccaaatTCGGCACAATCACTGGCCTCggccccttcttcctcaccaaagTCCTCTGCTCAAACGCATACGCCAAAGCCAgcaacttctcctcctcaaacatgCCGCCCAAAAAGCTGATCCCAAAAGGAATATTAGGCCCCTGCtgcaccaaccccctcgcGTTCCTCGTAACGTTCCATGTGGCAGGGTAATACCCCAACGGCAACGTCACAATCGGTGCCCCCTGAATCGCCGCCTTGGCAGCAGCCTGACTGGTGGGTAACACCACCGCGTCAAGATCATTTCGCTCAATCGCTCCCAAAAGACCGCCCTCGCCACCCCAGTAGAGATTGCGCTGGTATTCCTCCCAGAAGCGAATGTCAGAGTTGTTGTACCCGAGCTCGAGCGCGCCGTCCCAACGGGCGGTGTCCCTGTCGGGGAAGAACTCAAGGCTGGAGTTTTGGGTGAAGTTGCGGATGTCTTCTAGGGTGTGAAGGTTGTAAGGGTTGTGCGATAGAGAATCAAGATACACCGCGAGGTCGGAGACAAAGTCTGCGCCGAGGACGATGGAGGTTGTGTTAGGGGAGGGGACAGTGAAGTTTGCGCCGACGACGGTGGCACCGGCGGATTTCATTGTGTCGATGGCGGACCAGAAGGCGGTCATCTCTACCGTGCtggcgttggggttgagggtgttgtAGGGGATGCCGATTCTTGCCCCTGAGAGGGAGCTGACGTTGAGGGCGGAGACGTAATCCGGGATCTTGGAGTCCTCCcaggggatggtggatgtGTAGTTATCTCTGGGGTCGTGGCCGGCGATGgcttggaggatgatggcggcgTCTTTGACGGTGCGGGCCATGGGGCCGATGGTGTCTTGGTGGGAGGAAATGGGGATGACGAGGTAGCGGGAGGTGAGGCCGACGGTGGGCTTGATGCCGACTAGAGATCCTTTctgggatggggagatgaTTGATCCGGAGGTCTGGATGGGTGTCAGTTTCAGGATCATGTTGTGAGATTGCTGTTGTTACGGACCTCTGTTCCAAGGGTCGCAAGACAAAGACCAATGGATGCAGCAACGCCACTACCGCTGGAACTACCGCCGGGGTCTTCGTTGGGATAGTAAGCCCCGGTTGCCTGACCACCGTACGCTGACCAACCACTGGACGAGTTACTACTCCTGTAGTTTGCCCATTGACTGAGGTTGGCCTTGCCGAGGATAATGGCGCCAGCCTCACGCAGCTTCACCGCCATGGTACTGTCATGAGGAACCTTCGCGCCCACCAGTGCAAAGGAGCCAGCAGTGTTGTTCATCTTGTCCGCTGTGGCAATGTTGTCCTTGATCAGAATGGGAATGCCATGAAGTGGACCAAGAGTGGTCCCGTTGGCCCGCATAGCATCCAGCTCAGCGGCAATGTCGAGGGCATCTGGGTTCACCTCATTGACAGCTCGCAACAGAGGGTTGACTTGTTCAATGCGTGCCAAGTAGGCCCTGACCAGGTCGACACTGGTGAAAAGACCTCTTGAGAGTCCTTCCTCCAGGTCATCGATGGTGACCTCGGTGAGGCTGGGGAAAGGGACGCCCTTGACTGTGGCATTGGTCAGCTAGATATTCTTTTAACTTGAGGTCAGTTAAACAATACCTGTCGAGCAGTTCCCGATACCTGCAAACCCCAGCCAGGCCGCAGAGGCAGCAATGAGAAGTCTTGCAAGTCTCGTCATGATGCCAGTTCCTCCTCTAGGATGTTGAGAATGAGGATGAGAATGTCTTTCTTCTGCCAGATTCAGATGTCGTGGTCCATCTTATATAGCAGTGCCCTCATCAGTATCACGGCATTCCCTCAGCGGGACGTTACCTCATCCACACCACCGTGCTCAGATCCGGGTTCCCGGGATGCAGTCTTGCTGGTTGAATGTCGAATCTTGGACCATATCGCGGGGGTGGCTGGCAAAGATGCCGGGTATTGCCAGATAAGAGCCAGCTAATTGACGGTTGGGAAAGCTTGGCTGACGACGACACTGCGTGTGTGATTGGCGGATATGAAGACAGGATCGAATAGTTTTGCTAGACCTTCAGTTAGTCACGGTTATACTGTTGATTAGAGATAGCATCGTGGGGTTCTCAAGACCCATGCAGCTGTTATCGGCGGGGTTTACGGCAATAGTGCCAGCGAAGAGACCGGCATTGATTATCTTGGATATTCATCAGAAACTCCATGCTTGCAAACGTCACCGGAAGAAGACGTCAAAGAGGTTCGGACCTTTCGCTCCGGCCATTAGAACGTTCGTTTATCTTGGCGTGAACCAGCCCTTTGGTACCCCTTTCCTACAGAGAGTGGAGTATGCCAAGGTTTGTTGATATTGAGAAGAAAACCGTTACTGTGGCAACTGATCAGGGGCAAGATGCTTTCTTCAACACTATAAGAAAGCACTAGGTGCCTTGCAGACAACCCGGAATGGAGCAAGTAAACATTGCAATTACTCTATTAGATCCCACAATGATATTCTCAACATCCAAAAGTTTCTTCCTGCGCACTTGAAGAAATGACAAAACTTCTACCAACAACCGAGCTTTTGACTCTCAAAGACTGCCACGCCCCTCATGCAAACGAAATCCGCAAGAAAGCGGTGCAAAGAAATGAAAAAAACATCCACTCTAGAGGAATCCAATCCGGCAGCGTCCCTCAAAtccatcctccatctccgacTCTACAACAGGCTCCATTTCCAGCTCAAACTCCGCATGATCATCTCCAGTCCTCAACATACACCTGAGCTCACCATCAAAGATCATTGACAGCATAACGTTGTTGAGCCTAATTCGGGTCACCatcccctcatcatcaaccaatTTCTGCCAGTCTCCACATTCCAGAGCCCTCATTGGACATCGGAAACGACACATAGGCTTGACCGTCTTGTCCTTCCTCGGTGGGGGGTTGTCAGAGTTACACAAGCAAACTTCGATGACGAGATCGGTGTTATGCCGGCTGTCAAAGTCGATAAAAACTCGATGTGAGACTTTCGTCCCGTTGGAATCTGCACGATCGCCCTTGTGATACAACAGCCAAAGGTTAACATTTCTTGTCATCCAAGGGTCGTTCTTTTCAAAATAGAGCTGATGAACTTACTTCTTTGAAGTACCACAACATTCTCTTCATACGCGAAACGCCGTCACGTCCTATGTACATCTCGTCTTTCAGGGGCTGGTATCTAGGTCCATTATGTCCGCTTTCAGGCACCAAAGCTTGGATCCCGTAGCTCTGTCTGACCACCCTAGAGTTGATAGAGATCCCCTCGAGAACAGCCATGGTTGCTCCACGAGCAACGGCGGACCACCTAGAGTTATAATGTGAGACATTGACTTTGACCCCACACACATAGACGTTGGGAAGAACTACTTACGTCCTTCTGACCTGTAAGATATTGTTGAACTGCCTGTTGAGAATTGAATGCAGGTATCGCGAGGAGCCCAGGCCGCCAACAAGAAATATTTTCTAATTAATCGAACCATCAGCATTGCATCACGCAGCATCCTCTATGGTTGCTCTTTACTTACGCTGGGCGACTTGGCTCCTGCCGCCTTGAGCCGCTGGAGCTGTTCGCCGATAAGAAACCGAATTCCCGTGTAGCTGGCAGAGAACCACTGTTCCACAACAGCTCTTGATTAGAAGGAGAAGTGTTAGCACTTGtgaaaaccaacaacaaggaaGAATCACGACCGTTTGGAGCTGACATACCTTTCGATGGATACTATGTCAGTCGGCTTTCCTCTACCCATCAACCTGTCCAGGCCATGCTTGGGAATCAGACCCCGTGGTAGGTTCTCCAACCTGACAGGCTCAACAATCCTCTCACGGTTATCTGAGGCTGGGGTGTGAAAGTTGCGTTTCAGCCCATACTCCCACGCATGGTCGACAAAATCCCGGAATTCCTTGCTGTTGCGGATGCCGGGCCGGGACCTGTTACCAATCGTAATATGATTTTCGAATGCTTGGTCGATAAGGAAGGCACCGCAAAGTTTACCTGTGGTTCGTTGTTAGGCGGGTCCAAAACCCATAAAGAATAATGTTCCATTACTAACCAGCGCCTTCAACAGCTTCCCTGAATCGAAGGGGGTGGACAGACTCAGTAGTGTAGGTGATAATATCCTGAATTGGTTTAGCAGAGCGAGCAGATTGTAGTGAGGCAGGCTAGTATCAACTCACAATTGTTCCGCCTCCACAATCACAAACCATGAATGTCTCTCCTCTCTAATCATTGCATAGTTTGGTTAGCGGTGCGATCGAAAAACGGCATGGTTGTTCCCGTGTCACATAGGGGCGAACTTACTTTTACAGGGCGTTTGAGCTTTTCTCTCAGCGTGCAGAGAGCCGCGGCCTCGGACTCCTGAACCCAAGAAAGGGTAACGAATCTGAACGGGGGTGGGTCCGTGATACCAGCGAGTTGCGCCGCTTCGATCATCGTCTTGTTGGCATACTCAGGCCACATGGCAGGAGTGGCGATGGCTGCCTTCAAGGGCACTCCATCGAGCCCTTCAACTTCACGCCCAATTTCTTCCAACGCATGCTCCCATACTCCCCTCAGAAAATCAGCAATGAGGCCGACTAGACCTGTCTTCTGGTAGCGTTGACTTTTTTGGAGTCTCGAACGGGCTTCAATGAGCTGTTTACTACTCCGCACATCAACTCCTGCGTCGCCTTCacgaagaagcaggagcTTGAACCACCGTATGGGATTGCTGGTGGGTGAGAGGCAATGATATCCCCAGGCTCCGGTTTCCGGGTCAACCAAGGTAGGTACTTGTGCTTCGTCCAGTCTTTGTTGATAATGGTCGGGGTCCCCTGGCCAACTCATGACATCGTAAATGTATCGTGGATCATTGGGATTCCATTCGTGGGATCTTGTCCAGGAAACACCAGAATAACTAGTGAAAACGTGAGTATGAGATTTTGAGATTCCGAAAGCAAAAGCTGATGGGGCTCACGTGGTTCCAAAGTCGATACCAATAGCGATGAAGTATTGGTCAACGCCAGCatgggaaggtgaggaggaaggtgaggtgGCTCCGTCTTCGGCCACTCGTGTCGAAGCGCTAGCCATTGAGGTGGAATCTGAGTTGTCACTCAACATATTTGGAGACACGGGACGGGCCGGATAATGCAGGGGCTGTTGACAGCTCAGAAGTCAGGAATATGCATACCTTGACATTACAAGAGTGGCAAATAAACAAGGCCATAGGAGCCAAGATATACAATTTCCATTTCAGCCGCTAGATGTCGAGGCTCAGCCTTCTGTCATACCAAACAGCTACCTTTGGCATGTTACACCAAGTCGATCACTTGACGCTATGCTTCGGGCAGCAGGCAAGCGGGGGCCCAACCTGTGAGGCATCCAATGTGGAAAGCAGGAAATGCCCCCGCAGCAATCAGAAGACGGCATATTGTCACCCATGGTGCATTGGGTAGTAATCTGAAGCTGATAACCGGTTTTAGTGACAAACCGGGCGCGGTAGAAGGTGTGTATAAGACGCATTTCAAGGCGTAACAGCTCCTCAAGATTGAGGATGAACTCGATACTGAGGAATAATAACTCATCTGTCAGGCCGGCCTCTGCAAAAATCTTCTGATCTCGTGCCCTGTGAAGACATCGCCTCGGCGCCACGCAGCAGAATGAGGGACAAGACTTCAGCGGAT from Podospora pseudopauciseta strain CBS 411.78 chromosome 6, whole genome shotgun sequence includes:
- a CDS encoding hypothetical protein (COG:J; EggNog:ENOG503NVFV); the protein is MTRLARLLIAASAAWLGFAGIGNCSTVKGVPFPSLTEVTIDDLEEGLSRGLFTSVDLVRAYLARIEQVNPLLRAVNEVNPDALDIAAELDAMRANGTTLGPLHGIPILIKDNIATADKMNNTAGSFALVGAKVPHDSTMAVKLREAGAIILGKANLSQWANYRSSNSSSGWSAYGGQATGAYYPNEDPGGSSSGSGVAASIGLCLATLGTETSGSIISPSQKGSLVGIKPTVGLTSRYLVIPISSHQDTIGPMARTVKDAAIILQAIAGHDPRDNYTSTIPWEDSKIPDYVSALNVSSLSGARIGIPYNTLNPNASTVEMTAFWSAIDTMKSAGATVVGANFTVPSPNTTSIVLGADFVSDLAVYLDSLSHNPYNLHTLEDIRNFTQNSSLEFFPDRDTARWDGALELGYNNSDIRFWEEYQRNLYWGGEGGLLGAIERNDLDAVVLPTSQAAAKAAIQGAPIVTLPLGYYPATWNVTRNARGLVQQGPNIPFGISFLGGMFEEEKLLALAYAFEQRTLVRKKGPRPVIVPNLELGDFVGF
- a CDS encoding hypothetical protein (COG:O; EggNog:ENOG503PAE1); translated protein: MASASTRVAEDGATSPSSSPSHAGVDQYFIAIGIDFGTTYSGVSWTRSHEWNPNDPRYIYDVMSWPGDPDHYQQRLDEAQVPTLVDPETGAWGYHCLSPTSNPIRWFKLLLLREGDAGVDVRSSKQLIEARSRLQKSQRYQKTGLVGLIADFLRGVWEHALEEIGREVEGLDGVPLKAAIATPAMWPEYANKTMIEAAQLAGITDPPPFRFVTLSWVQESEAAALCTLREKLKRPVKRGETFMVCDCGGGTIDIITYTTESVHPLRFREAVEGAGKLCGAFLIDQAFENHITIGNRSRPGIRNSKEFRDFVDHAWEYGLKRNFHTPASDNRERIVEPVRLENLPRGLIPKHGLDRLMGRGKPTDIVSIERAVVEQWFSASYTGIRFLIGEQLQRLKAAGAKSPSKIFLVGGLGSSRYLHSILNRQFNNILQVRRTWSAVARGATMAVLEGISINSRVVRQSYGIQALVPESGHNGPRYQPLKDEMYIGRDGVSRMKRMLWYFKEGDRADSNGTKVSHRVFIDFDSRHNTDLVIEVCLCNSDNPPPRKDKTVKPMCRFRCPMRALECGDWQKLVDDEGMVTRIRLNNVMLSMIFDGELRCMLRTGDDHAEFELEMEPVVESEMEDGFEGRCRIGFL